In Cryptomeria japonica chromosome 5, Sugi_1.0, whole genome shotgun sequence, the genomic window CATTTTTTCTGTGGATTTGGCTGCTTCAGCTTCTGTCACAGCAAGTAGCGTGAGAGGGCCAGCCTTCAGCCCTAGCAATGTATTGAGCAACGATCTTTGGACTTACTGGGCACCCAAGGATTTGGGGAGCAACGAAAAATCTCATTGGATAGAACTGAAAGTTGAAGAGGCTGTTGAATTTAACGTTGTGAGGATTCAGGAGAGCATAGGACTGGGGCAAAGGGTAATGGAATATGGGGTTTATGCATCGGGTGGTGATGAGAAGAAAATGATGCTTGTGAGTAATGGGACTACAATTGGGTACAAGAAGCTTCATAGACTTGAAAAGCCTGTGAAAGCTATTACGGTTTCACTATTTATTTGGAAGTTCAAAGGGGATGTGCCACTTATTTCTTCTTTTGGCCTGCATTTTGATCCATTTTACAATGCAGTTTCGCCATGAATGTTCTTGAGAAATTTATTTTGCTTCCAAAGTAGTGTTAGTAAAGAAAGTTTAATTTACGTTTATTATTGTTACGACTATAAGTCGTTATGTTGTAAATGAACTCccctttctatatatatatttttaaatttaaattgtaatttatttcacatttttatttaaaaaaaataaaaaaattcaatttacTCCATAGCTGTGTGAATAATTTTTATTTAGAAATTTCATCTATTTTGTTTTAGtctttaaacttaattaaataatgaaatttTGTGAATTTTAGTTGTGTGAAGCATTTtactatttatattataaaattgttaaatattatttttttgagtTTGTGTCAATTGAATTTTAATAGTTTTTTatgtaataaattaaattaaaaatgaaatttttttatatttcacCTGAGATATATTAATTTAAGTGGAATGATATAATAGTCACTATTTGATTTTTCTTAAATATATTATTCTCtaaaaaatagattaaatttcttaGATCAATATTTTTTAAGTGTTGCAATGAGTAGATCTTTCCTTATAAATTAAGTAAAATTTTTATCAAATGATTTGTAAAGAGGATTTAAAGATGATTAGGAGGTGTGGAACATCTCTCTACACTTTGGTTTAGATTCTAAATACCAAAGCTAATTGGAAAATTAAGTTTAATGAGTTCATCACTTGTTATAGGGGCAAATGTGAGAAATAACGTGGATGCACAAAATCCAATAGAAAATACCTATCCATGTTGAAAAATATGCAATATTATTATGCAATAGACACATACTAGCAAAATTGATAAATTTATCCTATTACAAATAATGAACACAAATTGAAGgggtttttaaaattcaaatattacTTTTCATATCTCTTCCTCAAGTTTGGTGCCTTTAACATCTCATGCATCCTACATGAGCTAGATTACAAATTGATCATACCCTTCACATAAATCAAGAACTCTTGGGCCCATGACATATGTGTCCTCTACGTAGACTTCATGTTGAGGggatttatatttcacaatatgtAGATTGatgcctcaaaatattttataCACCTCTCAATAGGTTTTTCATGCCTTTTTCTTTGTTCACACATCCATTATCAAGGTTTGTGTGGCCTTTGTGAGAATTTTTATGGCCtacttaaaaaaaaatgataaagatcATCTAATATGGTCGTAGATTAGCCTTTGGATTTTTGGTGATTACTTTCTTATATTTTCCATGTTTTTGATATTTATGGTGCTTTAAGTATACAAATACATGTACATTAAAAGGCGTACTAACTGTAATATAGAGATACTCTCTGCCAAGCACAATTATATTTTATCTTACACAAAGAAACATCACCCTTCTTAAATAGATATATCCATAGAGATCTCAAAATGTCCTTCTCTGGTaattttgacatcctttgtgcatgcAAATAGGTTTTGCATGCATGCAATATAACATTACTATCAAACCAAAGAGATCATTCCCACATAAGAGTACCATTAAAGTAAAGAGATGATGACTTCTATAGACACCCTCAAGCCTTCATAGATATCCAAGACATAGAGCACTTTTAAGGTTtcacaaaaaaattgtacaaacattCAAGAAAACTTGTAGCTCTTATACCATGTCAGATTAGCCAAAATGTATGAGTGAATGAAAGTAGTGAATAGAGCCATTCGAGTTAAACAAGAGCATGCTCAatctacaataaataaataatagaaaaataaCAAACACTTAGAATGCAAATACTAAGAATTAGTTAATTAGCTTAGGAAGGAAGTATAAATATATAGCAATAGATGGGTCATCTAGGATAGCAATTTCTATCTTAAAGATCGACATGTAACTCCATGCAAAAACTTACACCTAGGAAACCTTATTCCTATTTACAAGAAAGATTATCTAGAAGGAATATCTGACAACAAAATTCTACACTAACAATAGAGGGAATTCCTTTAGCATaaagatattaaaatttaattaatttttagtttTTCTCACTTAAATCttatttatatttatgtaataaattaaaataaactgAAAAGGTAAGTTTTAGAAATCACCCTAGATATATTAATATAAGTACATCGATATAATAACTAGCGCTTTCCTTTCCTTAAATATATTATCgatctaaaaattaaattaaagttCGTAGATCAACACTTTTGAGGTCTTGAAATGAGTCAAATCTCTCCATATAAATTTAGTAAACATATTTTCTAATGATTCAAGAAATACTTAGAGGTGAGGAACATATTTGTGCACTTTAATTTAGATTCTAGATATTAGAACTAGTTGTAAAACTCAATTTGGAGAGTTTATCACTTGCAATAGGGTTGAATACAAGAAACATTATGGATGCATATTTAACATGTATTATTACACGTATTCATTGAACAAACATGCAAGGTTAGTATAGTGAACTCATACTAGTAGAATTGACAAATTTGTCCTAATATAGAAAATGAGAAAGAATCGAAGTGTTTTTGAAGattaaacatcatttttcatatatcTTCCTTTGTTTTGGTTCCATTGAAGGATGGCATGAGTCTATGTCATGAAATAAATTCCATAAGAGGAGAATATAATAAGAAATATATTGTAAATACTAGAGGTGACTTATATTTCTAAATTTAAAGACTATAATAATAGTCATATAATATAATTAAGAGTTAAGCTAGCCAATGGTTCACTTCTCATAACCCTATGCACACTATAGAATTAAGGGTATAACATGCCACACATATTCACACAAGATTAATTCGACATTTACCAATTATAGAAGCTTCCAAATGAAATCTTTATCATTTCCTATTGTATCTTCAAGAAaaaaatattcttctattttccAAGTTTTCTAGTCCTTAAAATCCTTTTTTGTAAGTTTAAAAGTTAACTCAAGATCTAAGTTGGGTATTTTCTACACATCTATCTTAGATAACACTAGTGTTAGAATTCTACAATGATCATCTTGCTACATTATTTTCATGTTTGTTTTCCTTGTTCTTCTTGTGACAAGAAAGTAACTCTTGATGATGTTGAATATGTTTTTCCATTTATCCAACATTTTGGTGTCCCTAAAAAAAAGTGGTGAAGGAAGGTAGATGGTACCCTCACACTAATTGTATGACTTTCTTAGGATCTCTTTTGGCTCGAGTAATCTTTGTATCCTTCAAAATAGTTGGTGGAACTTAAAATGTTggacgtttttttttttttggtaggtaataggccgaagccgcagtattttgaattattattatgtttgattagattgaccctagaccttccccatttttatggaaggccaagagtcacaacttagaattcattttagatgtccctattgggaattgaacttgggtctccacagtgagaacccattgttttaaccagttaagctcaatccCTTGGACAAAATGTAGGACTTTTTTACTATTGTATTTCTAATGACAATAATTGAACCATACCTATGGCTATCATCTTGTTAGGAATATTTAACATTTGGTGTGACCTTACCAAATTTTGATATTAAACGTAACGGCCTCCTTAGTTCAATTATTTCACACTCTACCTAAAATCACTTCAATATATCCTACAAGTTCATCTCAATTTTTCCTAACCTAGTGACAAAATGGACTCCCAAAACAATAGTTACTCCATACATGAGGATAGTGAACATAGGATAATCAAGCATGTAGTCTCCCATCCAGAGTTTAATACTATCATATTTCCCTAGACAATTAAGTATACCTCCATTTATAATCATAACTTGATTCTTTAGATTTGGTAAATGAAAAAAATTTAATTGTGTTGCTAACATTTCATTGATCAATTTATGAGTATTCCCTAATTGAATCCACTTACTCTTTCTTCTCCTAAAATTTTCCTCCATTATCATTTCTTTACTAACAATGGGACTCTATATTATTGTGCAGCCAAAGGAATGAACCCAAAAAATTAATTATTGCAACACAAATTAGTTGCAAAGAAATAACAAAGAAGAGAAatgaaataacataataacacacaAGATGTTGATTTATGTGGCAAAACCTTtacaaaacatcaaggaaacaTCGATGGGGTAAGATATTAGTATTCTTATTGCTCCAAGAAAACAATTACAAACTCCATAGCTAGCTCCTACTGTCACTTTTACAATATTGAATTTGCAATTTACAACATCATTACAATTGCTCTTGCTATCTACAATTCACAACAATTGCTTTTGCAATCTACAATTTAGTTTACGACTTTGCCTTTAAGACAACAAAAATGTATAAAATATTTCTAAATTACAACCAACACCCAATATAAAAATAACCTTCTTAATTCcattaaacaaattagaaaaattcCAGAAACctctttaaaaaaattagaaacttTTACACCAGAAAAAACTGTTATTCTAAAGATAAAATCAACAACATACTCTCCATTCTCTTCACATAATtttgtattctaatttttaaaCGAATATTTCCAACAGAAAGCTCCTACctctaataataaaataatattaatacttCAATTTTGAGAGTGCTTATAATCAAATACTTTAAAATCTTCTCCATTTCTTTTCAATTCTGACGTGTTAGATACCCAATTCCACATCAAAACTTTACATCCATTTCAATCATTCAACGTGGAAGATTTCCTTGCGAAAAAATATTATCACGGGTGACATATTGCCAAATTAGCTCTGTAATTCCCGCATGCAACTTTCATGTTAATTCACAAAATTTTGGATAATAATTCATGCCAGTCCAGTCTGTTCATTGTTGGCCGTCTCCATGTCTGGACTTACAATCTTAATGACTCATCTCTTGTTTTTAGCGGATCATCTCAGAAACAAATTATAAATCCTTCCCCAACATCGATCTTCCCTCAAGCAATCTAATAATGGAGAGAGTTCTACTTTGGGTAGTGTGTGTTTTAGTCTGTTGTTTTGTAGAGGTGGGTTTGTGTAGTTTGAATGTTCCACCTCCTCTGCCAGTTTTGCCGGTGCCGAGTGCCAATCAACTGAAATGGCAGCAGAGAGAAATGATAATGTTTATTCACTTCGGCATTAATACATTCACCAATCTTGAAAAGGGAACGGGTACAGAGAATCCTCAGTTGTTCAATCCCAATGGGCTTGATGCAAATCAGTGGGCCACAGTGGCCAAGGAGGCCGGTTTTTCACTTCTTATTTTGACTACCAAACACCATGATGGATTCTGTCTCTGGCCTTCTGCATATACAAATCATTCGGTGAAAAGCAGTCTGTGGGAAGATGGAAAAGGAGATGTTGTGAAAGATCTATCAGAGGCCGCCAGGGCCCAAGGCCTGGATTTGGGTGTGTATTTGTCTCCCTGGGATCGTTTTGAGCCTTTCTATGGGAATGAGCTGCAGTACAATGAATTCTATTTGGGGCAGCTGCAGGAGCTCCTCACCAAGTAAGAATTTTAACTTTTTATGAAGCTTTTGTAGTGCAAAAAGAACAACGATAAGAGATATGAAAAGCCTGTACTAAGGTTTGTTTACTACAGAGCTTAAATATGATTTTATTATATTGCTTCTGTGACAAATATTTTTGGTACTCTATACCTTAGAGGCTCTTATTGAATTAGTGATTGTAAATAAATGGCAGGTATGGCCCCATATCGGAGGTATGGATTGACAGATTCAAAGGAGATAACACCACAATGATATACCACTTCTCCAAGTGGTTTGCCATTGTGAAAGAGTTACAAATATATGCAAATGTGTTCATAGACGCAGGAGTAGACATCAGATGGGTGGGAAACGAAAATGGGGTGGCAGGATTAACCTCTTGGTCCACCATCAATGGATCTTCCTCTAACTTTGGTCAAGTCGTTAAAGAGTAAGAATAAATATGAAACAACATCACTATAGATTCCGACAGTCCTATGTTTTAAAGTTGCTTGGAACTAAACAAAAATATGGGTTTTCCCTGCAGGTATTTGAACACTGGAGACCCATATGGAACAAATTGGATGCCTCCAGAATGTGATGTATCCATCAGGAAAGGCTGGTTTTGGCACTCAGATCAGGAACCCAAATCACTAAGCCAATTGCTGGACATCTACTATGCTTCAGTTGGGAGAAACTGTGTCCTTTTGCTCAACGTTCCGCCAAACACAACAGGCCTTATCTCTGCAGAAGACGTGGAAAGACTAATAGAATTCAACAAGGCCATAAAAACTATTTTTTCTATGGACCTGGCTACTTCAGCTTCTGTCACAGCAAGTAGTGTGAGAGGGCCAGCCTTCAGCCCTAGCAATGTATTGAGCAATGATCTCTGGACTTACTGGGCACCCAAGGATTTTGGGAGCAGCGAAAAATCTCATTGGATAGAATTGAAAGTTGAAGAAGCTGTTGAGTTTAACGTTGTGAGGATTCAGGAGACCATAGTATTGGGACAAAGGGTAATGGAATATGGCATTTATGCATCAGGCGGTGATGAGAATAACATGATGCTGGTGAGTAATGGGACTACAATTGGGCACAAGAAGCTTCATAGACTGGAAAAGCCTGTGAAAGCTATTAGGGTTTCACTAGTGATTTGGAAGTTCAAAGGGGATGTGCCCATAATTTCTTCTTTTGGCCTGCACTTTGATCCATTTTACAATGCAGTTTCGCCATGAATGTTTTTAAGAATTTTTATTTTGTTTCCAAGTAGAGTTAATAAagaaagtttacaaggtgatattAAAGAAAGTTTAATTTATCTCCAGTGTTAGTTATTGTTATGAAAGGATGTGAACTTTCttttctttctatatatatatatatatatatatatatatataaattcaattTACTTCTCATTTATGTGAATAAAGAAATTCTTTGAAGTTCTATATGTTTTGTTTTAGTATTTAGACTTCAATAATGGAATATGTGGGTTTTAATTGTGCAAAAATATTTTACTAgttttattataaattataaattttttaatgtttttttatttctattgaattttattaattttttatgtaatagattaaatgattttttttttctctttttcatatTTCATCTTAGATATGTTAGTATAAGTGGAAAGGTATAATAATTagtatttattttttctaaatattaGATTAAATTTCTTAGATCGTCATTTCCTAGGTATTGCAATGAATGGAATCTCTCCTTATAAATtcattaaattttttatcaaataatttataaataggatttaggaatgattAGGAAGTGCGAAACATCTCGATACATTTAGATTCTAGATATTAGAGATAAATGGAAAATTAAGTTTAGTGAGTTTATTACTTGCAATAGGGTCAAATGTGAGAAACATTATGGATGCACAAAGCCTAATGGAAAATACCTATGCACCTTGAAAAatatgcaagattgttgtgaagtGAACTCATATGAGTAAATTGATAAATTTGTCCTATTACAAATAGTGAACATGAATTGGATGGATTTTCAAATTAAAACATCATTTTGCATACCCCTTCCTCAAGTTTGGTTCCATTGAATGATGATGCAATTCTATATCTTTGAAAAATAATTAGGTTTGGAGGATAAGATCTTTTTGAAAAATCTACAATCAAACTCATTTTGGAGGATTCAAGTGGAAAGAAGGGAGTAAAAGTGTGAAGAGGATTGTAAACTAATTCCATTTATTGGTACCTGTCTTGGAAAATACAAAAGATGCCTAGATCTTAACCCCCCTTGTGCATTTGACCTCATCATGTCCATCATTTATAATCATTTTGAGAAATATTAAACTGGTCTCCTTTAATCAAACTTTACTAAATTTTGTTTCTCTTGATCCTCCATGTTCCTATCAAACAATGAAAGTAATTAACAAAATTATAAGTGTAGGAAGGTTATGATAAATTTCCTTAGCTTTTGTAGATTTGTGTTCTCTAGAGTTTCATACTTATAATTGTTTGATCTCTTGTCTTGTTCGATGGT contains:
- the LOC131062930 gene encoding alpha-L-fucosidase 1-like — protein: MERVLLWVVCVLVCCFVEVGLCSLNVPPPLPVLPVPSANQLKWQQREMIMFIHFGINTFTNLEKGTGTENPQLFNPNGLDANQWATVAKEAGFSLLILTTKHHDGFCLWPSAYTNHSVKSSLWEDGKGDVVKDLSEAARAQGLDLGVYLSPWDRFEPFYGNELQYNEFYLGQLQELLTKYGPISEVWIDRFKGDNTTMIYHFSKWFAIVKELQIYANVFIDAGVDIRWVGNENGVAGLTSWSTINGSSSNFGQVVKEYLNTGDPYGTNWMPPECDVSIRKGWFWHSDQEPKSLSQLLDIYYASVGRNCVLLLNVPPNTTGLISAEDVERLIEFNKAIKTIFSMDLATSASVTASSVRGPAFSPSNVLSNDLWTYWAPKDFGSSEKSHWIELKVEEAVEFNVVRIQETIVLGQRVMEYGIYASGGDENNMMLVSNGTTIGHKKLHRLEKPVKAIRVSLVIWKFKGDVPIISSFGLHFDPFYNAVSP